A stretch of DNA from Cheilinus undulatus linkage group 7, ASM1832078v1, whole genome shotgun sequence:
TTGATGACATCGACACGCCTGATGAGACCGACTCGCTGGAGTTTATCACCAACGGCAACGAGCTGGAGTGGGAAGGTAGAGCTGATAAAGTCGCCTTCATGTCTCAGGATTTTCCACTGTCATAGTTGATTTAATTCTACTTATCATAATGAgcttaaaaatgtcctttaatcATAGAAATAGACAGATACTCAGACCTGTATTAGTATTATCTGTATGAATACAAATATGACATGTTTGgctgttttatccatttttacttttcttctgctctttctctACTCATTAAATTCTTGGTACTTAAATTTATTCCCTGATTGCCATTGCTTTAATCCTTATTTTGTTTCATACAAGCCATATATGAATTCTTCttttataaaaagtcaaaatggctATTATGGTGCTCAAATTGACCATACAAGTAAATCTACAAATGTATtacttattttttctaaatcctAAATAGGGGTTTACTTTGCCTTAATACAGACAATATGCACTGGGTAATATATGTCTTTTTGTATTAACTAACCTAGtttgtctctgtctttgtgAGTCCAGATGACACACCAGTGGCCTCAGCTAAAGCAGGTCCAGATGCCGGCTCAGGACAAGCAGATGATGACGGGAATGGAAACAACGGACGTCTGTGGAGGACGGTGATCATTGGAGAGCAGGAGCATCGTATTGACATGCAGGTCATCAGACCATATCTGCGGGTCATCACACACGGAGGTCAGTGAACAGACCGGGAtgaaccaaaaaataaaaacctttataAAACTAGCATCATAAAGTCAAGAGCAGCACTGGTTTTAAATAAGTTACATTAGCATACCCTGTTACTGTCGTTGCAGTACATGGTTGAATCATTATTCACTGCTAACTGGCACTTCCTCCCACCAGGTTATTATGGTGAGGGCCTCAATGCCATCATTGTTTTCTCTGCCTGTTACCTGCCTGACAGCAGCTGCCCAGACTACCACTACATCATGGAAAACCTCTTCATGTGAGTCTGACACGGCTGACTTTTAGTGTAAAAGGAAGGAAGATTTTCTGCTTTATCTTTTGCCTATGATACAGTACTTGTGCACTACTATTAAAGGATCTGTGTCGTGATCCTGTAGCTTTAATTCCAGTGTTTTTTATACATCTGTTTTCTCACAACACATCTTTGACACAGTACTTTTTCATTCAGGTATGTGGTGAGCAGTCTGGAGATGCTCGTTGCTGAAGATTACTTGATCATCTATATGAATGGAGGCACTCCTCGGAATAAGATGCCCGGGATCAGCTGGCTCAAGAAATGTTACCAAATGATTGACAGAAGGTGGGAAAactaaaaaatactgaaatgcaTCACTTATTAATACATATAACCCCctatatttctatttaaatcACTAAATATACAAATACTGATAGACAGAAAAGATGTCAGTTACTTGATGTCAGTCAGTAGAGGATGAGCAGACTTCATCTACATTAAGAAGAAATGTTTTGATTACTGGTGTTGTGCTTCTACAGAAGCCCAAGAGatcatccatacattttattttatcaagaTTACCTATGTTAAAGGTAATTTAAGTTGTTTTATTGAAATCTTGACTTGATTATCTcattaaatctgttaaaaaagtTGTTCTAAAAACAGTAACCGTATTATATAGtcttaatcaaaatgtaaacctctcTCCTTaatacagaattaaaatgggttaaaagtggcaaaaaaaggcagataatGTGGTAAAAGAGGGGTTAGAagggctgcacggtggcgcaggcgctgttgtctcacagcaagaaggaccctggttcacttcccagtgagggcctttctgtgcagagtttgcatgttcttcccgtgcatgcgtgggttctctagTAGTACTCCAGTTTCCTTCCACcacaaaaaaacatgctcattgggttaactggtgactcaaAATttgccgtaggtgtgagtgtgagcgtgtttggttgtctgtttctatatgtcagccctgcgactgACTGCCAACcagcccaatgacagctgggatagcccATTCTCTTAGTTCGTCAAGGGCCCCGCCAAATCTGTGGCAGGCCTAGTGGCATATAAAGAGTCATTGACCACTAAACTATACTTCAATTCTTCCTCATCATGCTTTTCTTAGATAAGGTAACTTTGTCCATAAAACCAGGCTACACTACACATTTACtattataaacagcaaaaagtaTACGTTAAATATTAACAGTCGTGCTACGCGacaaagaaatttaaaatgcatatGCAGCCTGGTAACAGCttttagttttcagttttttggcaTCTTGACATTGTGACCATGGTGATGTCATTGACTCTAAACCGACTTAATTAACATGGGTGCAGGGGGACAGCTGCTGATTTGGTAGGCTAAATTGGGCCCTTTGTATCTAAAAAGTCAGCgagtcaaaaaataaatatctctCATGGGTCAAAACTATTTCTAAGgtgaatttaaatttttcatcGTCTGGCCAGTCCAGGTGTTCTTGCACACATGGGGCCCCTAGACTGTAGCCTTGGCTAGCCTTTGCATTTATCCACCTCTGCCTCTCAGGGCCTCCGTACTCCACAGCAGAGAAAGTAAAGCATTTTAGCTAAAGCCTTTGAAGTTTTAATCAGTAAACggactaaatttttttttctttgttgtgatGACAGGTTAAGGAAGAACCTGAAGTCTCTGGTCATTGCTCATCCAACCTGGTTCATACGCACTGTCTTGGCTATATCTAGGCCATTTATCAGGTAATACTGTGAATATCTTATATTTAGAAACAAAAGTTATTCTCATACTCCATGTACAAATGTCAAATGTTTAAACCAAATCATATGTAATGCCTTTTCTTGGAAGTCAGGCGTCCACAAAATGTGTTGCAAATATAGAGATGCTATATAGTATCAGTAGCAGTGATAAGCTgtgtcttttcttcttcatgaaTACAGGTATTTTAATTTGGTAATGAAACGAGTTCTGTGACTTTCTAAACTAATTTTAGCTCTGATTCTAACTAATGTGTGTTTAGACAGTAGCCCATAGTGACACATCATTACAGTAAATGATGAGaacttttcaaatttaaatgttcCAAAAACTAAGGAGAATGAAAAAGTTGAGACTGTAAGGTCATACAAATATTTGGGCACATATTTAGACGAtcaatttaaatttgatgtgAAAACTGAGACTATTGTCAAGAAGAGGCAACAGAGAATTTATCTTTTGCGTAAACTGAATTCTTTCTCAGTCAATCCTGTCATTCAGTGTCATTTCTATCAGTCTTTTATTGAGagtcttctttgtttttcctccgTCTGCTGCTTTCACAGTGTATCGGTGAAGGACAGAAACAGTCTGAACAGTATTGTTAAAGTCTGTTATAAAATCATTGGTGTTAAACAGAGAGATTTAAATTCCTTTTGTAACCAGCAGATCCATCGTAAGGCTGAGTGTGTACTTATCTGTGAATTTTCTCTATTGCCATCAGAACGTCGTTATGTTTTATCTGTGTGTAGAACTAACCgccatttaaaatcatttatttcatgTGCAATCAGATTATTGAATGCTCCTTAGGATCCTATGTATATCTCTTTCAGTCTTTTACCCTGCAAGTGCCTTTTAAGCCTAAATTATATCAGTATTCAGTTTTTTTAGGTCTTATTGTGTATTTTAGCTTACACTTACTGTTACTTTCTTTGtcactgtgtttttatctatgTTTTTATGTACAAGCTGCTCTGAACCAACTGCCAGttgagggattaataaagttgttgaattgaattgaactgagTAAAGTATAACATGGTATGTATCCCTGTGACATCTGTGACTTGCAGACTGTTACAGtggttgtgttgttgttgttgcccTGTCGCTTTCTCCAGTGTGAAGTTCATGAATAAGATCCAGTACGTCCACAGCCTGGAGGAACTGGCAGAGATCGTACCCATGGAGCACGTCCATGTCCCTGAGAGTGTGGTGCAGTAAGTATCTCTTACCTACTAGAGGGAGACAAGGAGCCTCAAATCCTGCTGCATCTAATGAAAAGAATTACTGATGTAAATCTAACACAGAAAAGGTGGCATCTAGTGTGTTTAGGTCTATGTTAATAAGAAGAGTGTTTTAGTTCTTTACCTGGATGACTGATTTAACAGGAGATCTCACAGTGTGAATTTATTTACAGATTTGATGAGGAGAGAATTAAAGCACGGAAGGAAAGGTAAGGAAACGTATAATTTCCCATCCTAATTTTTCTATGCATTTAAAGTAAGTAAATTGGCCACTACATGCTTTCAGTAGTTGACCAATATAAATGTGTGtctgttgtgtgtgtgtaggaTGGAGCAGGAGCGCAGAAgccaggagcagcagcagtcaGTCCCACAGGAGCCAATTAAAAAGTCAGAGAGGTAAGTCCTTCCTggattttattttcacacatCAGTGGTGAGAACAgtcatccttttttttccactgaattCTTTTTATATCATTTCAGGCCAAAGTCAGTCATCGTAGATCAAGGATTGTGAGAAGGACAGAGCTCTGCAGCTGAAGGTGATATTAACCAACTTTGTATTTCATTTACATGTGGTTCTTTGCTTCAGAATTCACAGGAGAAGTCCTTAAAATCCCAATTCAGACGGATTATGATTACCTTTAGTGTTTTGGTATATTGATATATGTGAGGTTAAAGATCATATTAATATTTCACTGTCAGTCATTTCAGAAAAATTGCTTCATAATCAAACAGAATAGATGAGTTCTTTGTTAGATTAAGTAACATCATTATAGGCTTCTTGAAGATATCCCACAATGCAATTTAAAATCAGCACAAATATGGAAAATTTGAAtcaatttgtctcttttttgccaGTAGAATGGTttgcatgtgtttattttgagggtttttagagaaaaacatgcatttcaCTGTGCAAGAATTACTTTTATTAATAAAGTgaaacaaggatttttttttttttttttacatttttatggtCAAAGAATGAAGTGTAAAAGAACCATGGTCATTCATAAACTGATTTGAATCCCCTGTCTTtctgaaaatttgaaaatcGTAAAGTTTGGGTGAGAATGCCATAACTTGCACCCATAGTCATGAAGTGTATTAGAGATGTGAATCTTTAAGTTTCttacaaattaaattaattCCAATTCTATGCGTCACAATATGATTCAGAATCGATTTTCACTTACCGATTCCTGATTCACGAAACATCCTCTATTTCTTATGAAGAGGTGATAATCTCAGCATCTGCTCCAGTCTGCTGTCATTAAGGGGCTGTAaacttatttattatttgac
This window harbors:
- the atcaya gene encoding caytaxin isoform X2, giving the protein MGTTEATLRMENMEVKDEWQDEDFPRPLPEYGEMDPSCGLTDDRTSPPDTLSVSPPGGGGGVPSSHRKRRTLVAPEMNLSLDQSEGSLLSDDFLDTPDDLDINVDDIDTPDETDSLEFITNGNELEWEDDTPVASAKAGPDAGSGQADDDGNGNNGRLWRTVIIGEQEHRIDMQVIRPYLRVITHGGYYGEGLNAIIVFSACYLPDSSCPDYHYIMENLFMYVVSSLEMLVAEDYLIIYMNGGTPRNKMPGISWLKKCYQMIDRRLRKNLKSLVIAHPTWFIRTVLAISRPFISLEELAEIVPMEHVHVPESVVQFDEERIKARKERMEQERRSQEQQQSVPQEPIKKSERPKSVIVDQGL
- the atcaya gene encoding caytaxin isoform X1 translates to MGTTEATLRMENMEVKDEWQDEDFPRPLPEYGEMDPSCGLTDDRTSPPDTLSVSPPGGGGGVPSSHRKRRTLVAPEMNLSLDQSEGSLLSDDFLDTPDDLDINVDDIDTPDETDSLEFITNGNELEWEDDTPVASAKAGPDAGSGQADDDGNGNNGRLWRTVIIGEQEHRIDMQVIRPYLRVITHGGYYGEGLNAIIVFSACYLPDSSCPDYHYIMENLFMYVVSSLEMLVAEDYLIIYMNGGTPRNKMPGISWLKKCYQMIDRRLRKNLKSLVIAHPTWFIRTVLAISRPFISVKFMNKIQYVHSLEELAEIVPMEHVHVPESVVQFDEERIKARKERMEQERRSQEQQQSVPQEPIKKSERPKSVIVDQGL
- the atcaya gene encoding caytaxin isoform X3, translated to MDPSCGLTDDRTSPPDTLSVSPPGGGGGVPSSHRKRRTLVAPEMNLSLDQSEGSLLSDDFLDTPDDLDINVDDIDTPDETDSLEFITNGNELEWEDDTPVASAKAGPDAGSGQADDDGNGNNGRLWRTVIIGEQEHRIDMQVIRPYLRVITHGGYYGEGLNAIIVFSACYLPDSSCPDYHYIMENLFMYVVSSLEMLVAEDYLIIYMNGGTPRNKMPGISWLKKCYQMIDRRLRKNLKSLVIAHPTWFIRTVLAISRPFISVKFMNKIQYVHSLEELAEIVPMEHVHVPESVVQFDEERIKARKERMEQERRSQEQQQSVPQEPIKKSERPKSVIVDQGL